From a region of the Triticum aestivum cultivar Chinese Spring chromosome 7D, IWGSC CS RefSeq v2.1, whole genome shotgun sequence genome:
- the LOC123168978 gene encoding auxin-responsive protein SAUR40: protein MKEGGQKKNILAKTLQKCRSLGHRRQPAAYGGGGAGSSASAPASPRAADGRAAWAVPAGYFAVLVGPEKERFAVRARCANHPLFRALLDEAETEYGFAGCVGPLELPCAVDDFMEVMWEMEQGGGVASSPSCARFAGRGHHQQQQRHGYHLLSPGTFVVAGRS from the coding sequence ATGAAGGAAGGGGGTCAGAAGAAGAACATCCTGGCCAAGACGCTCCAGAAGTGCCGGTCGCTGGGCCACCGGAGGCAGCCGGCAGCCtacggcggtggcggcgctggcaGCAGCGCCAGCGCCCCGGCCTCGCCACGCGCGGCCGATGGCAGGGCGGCGTGGGCCGTTCCGGCGGGGTACTTCGCCGTGCTCGTGGGGCCAGAGAAGGAGCGGTTCGCGGTGCGCGCCAGGTGCGCAAACCACCCCCTGTTCCGGGCGCTGCTGGACGAGGCCGAGACGGAGTACGGCTTCGCCGGCTGCGTCGGCCCGCTCGAGCTGCCATGTGCCGTCGATGATTTCATGGAGGTCATGTGGGAGATGGAGCAGGGCGGCGGCGTCGCGTCGTCGCCCAGCTGCGCTCGCTTCGCCGGCAGGggccaccaccaacaacaacagcgCCACGGGTACCACTTGTTGAGTCCGGGCACGTTCGTCGTCGCCGGCCGGTCGTGA